A window from Kluyveromyces lactis strain NRRL Y-1140 chromosome E complete sequence encodes these proteins:
- a CDS encoding uncharacterized protein (some similarities with uniprot|Q03795 Saccharomyces cerevisiae YMR155W Hypothetical ORF) — protein MTPASKYQLASIFIGANVVALGSGTPYMYSFYAPQLLKKCHLDIERSSDFSFAMSLGMSAMGVFAGMIIDHSPSLATGIGAFLTFFAYSTLYFCYTYEYSSVFLIFVALVMIGFGSICSFYAAMKCCTANFPNHRGAAGAFPISQYALSGLVFSLLCSSLFKDDIQSVFLFLIIVCTSTALIGCMTFRIIEEDHVHKVESSEDALLALDDSGAENESPSLLDETYHSKPINVINAKRGSMSSVTYNAFATGSADSSSPTAAAMKQSSSTTLFSLRRSDSVSSWTKDLVGSLQFWGIGRARPSDSALFPYHPKRNARTSFTIDVNPTQRRQSLSQDQSQNSTVLASNNFPEPNIDNVSHEINIQTSKIETISTENKQSWWNEHPVLKNLSKPRFFAYLFTLATLQGIGQMYIFAVGFVVTTQIQSSDDPSSWNQEEYLSLQVSLISVMSFGARFLSGIVSDLLVKKFHSQRLWIITFSAVLSIIASRKLISLDPDTSTTSSNLHNISLSSVLFGFAFGMAFGTFPAIIADSFGTKGFSTLWGLSTAGGIFTVKILSGILANDLSVHMAPNETTCTKGIKCYSHTFHITQYWGLFAVFLSLLTIFISYRQKIERHRAIFTLDA, from the coding sequence ATGACTCCTGCTTCCAAGTACCAATTGGCTTCAATATTTATTGGTGCAAATGTGGTAGCTTTGGGGTCTGGTACACCGTATATGTACAGTTTCTATGCACCACAGTTGCTCAAAAAATGCCATCTTGACATTGAAAGATCTAGTGATTTCTCCTTTGCCATGTCTTTAGGGATGAGTGCGATGGGTGTTTTCGCAGGAATGATAATAGACCATTCGCCCAGTTTGGCCACCGGAATTGGGGCCTTTCTTACATTTTTTGCATATTCTACTCTTTACTTTTGTTACACTTATGAATATAGCAGCGTTTTTTTGATCTTCGTAGCTTTGGTGATGATTGGGTTTGGTTCCATTTGCTCTTTTTATGCAGCTATGAAATGTTGTACTGCAAATTTTCCTAACCATAGAGGTGCTGCAGGAGCGTTCCCCATATCTCAGTATGCACTGTCAGGATTAGTCTTTTCGCTTCTGTGTTCGAGTTTGTTTAAAGACGATATACAATCCgtgtttttgttcttgattaTTGTTTGTACTTCTACTGCACTTATTGGTTGTATGACCTTCAGAATCATCGAGGAAGACCATGTCCATAAAGTTGAATCTTCTGAGGACGCATTACTGGCACTAGATGATTCTGGAGCAGAAAACGAGTCGCCTTCACTTTTGGACGAAACTTATCATTCAAAACCAATTAATGTTATCAATGCAAAACGTGGTTCTATGTCTTCAGTGACTTACAATGCCTTTGCAACAGGATCTGCTGATTCTTCATCACCAACTGCTGCTGCTATGAAACAGTCTTCATCCACTACATTATTTTCCCTAAGGAGAAGCGATTCTGTCTCTTCCTGGACAAAAGATTTGGTTGGATCTTTACAATTTTGGGGTATAGGTAGAGCAAGACCGAGTGATAGTGCACTATTTCCTTATCACCCTAAAAGAAATGCAAGGACAAGTTTCACAATTGATGTAAACCCAACTCAAAGGAGACAATCTTTGTCTCAAGACCAGTCCCAGAATTCAACCGTATTGGCATCCAATAACTTTCCAGAACCCAATATCGATAATGTTTCCcatgaaataaatatacaaacttcaaagattgaaaCTATTTCTACAGAGAATAAACAAAGCTGGTGGAATGAACATCCtgtattgaaaaatttatcaaaacCACGGTTTTTTGCCTATTTATTCACTTTGGCAACGTTGCAGGGTATTGGTCAGATGTACATTTTTGCAGTTGGATTTGTGGTGACTACTCAAATCCAATCGAGTGATGATCCTTCGAGCTGGaaccaagaagaatatcTGTCACTACAAGTATCATTAATTTCGGTAATGTCTTTTGGTGCCAGATTTTTATCAGGGATTGTTTCAGATCTCCTTGTTAAGAAGTTCCATTCTCAGCGTCTATGGATAATCACTTTTTCTGCTGTTCTGAGTATCATCGCGTCTAGAAAATTGATTTCTCTTGATCCTGATACTTCCACAACATCGAGCAATTTGCACAATATCTCCTTATCTTCGGTATTATTTGGATTTGCATTTGGTATGGCTTTCGGAACTTTCCCTGCTATCATTGCCGATTCTTTTGGTACTAAAGGCTTTAGTACACTATGGGGATTAAGTACCGCTGGCGGTATCTTCACTGTTAAGATTTTGAGTGGGATATTGGCAAATGATTTGTCTGTCCATATGGCTCCAAATGAAACCACATGCACAAAAGGCATAAAATGTTATTCTCACACTTTCCATATAACACAGTACTGGGGACTTTTTGCTGTCTTCTTATCACTACTGACAATATTCATTAGTTATAgacaaaaaattgaaagacaCCGTGCGATTTTCACTTTGGATGCATGA
- the PMT1 gene encoding dolichyl-phosphate-mannose-protein mannosyltransferase PMT1 (similar to uniprot|P33775 Saccharomyces cerevisiae YDL095W PMT1 Transfers mannose residues from dolichyl phosphate-D-mannose to specific serine/threonine residues of proteins in the secretory pathway acts in complex with Pmt2p dolichyl phosphate-D-mannose:protein O-D-mannosyltransferase), translating into MGKTKTSTKVQDCVLDVDSVGDIQVEKGPLRPFLVTEPPKNLKSIRTMTSSKERLVVIALAVIASVVRLWNLSDPNSVVFDEVHFGKFAAKYIKGIFFTDVHPPLAKMLFAGIGSLAGFTGDFEFKDIGLAFPASTPYFAMRFFSAFLGLATVLLMYFTLRASGIRIWIAFVASLMFALENSFVTISRYILLDAPLIFFIAAAAYSYKKYEIHPSESFNSYKALLATGLSLGLAVSSKWVGLFTIAWVGALSLFKLWFDIGDLKKPVQSTLRHTVVKATLLLAAPAALYLFFFYIHFQTLIYNSDGAGFFSSAFRSTLIGNNIPSNIPYDVGVGSSVSIRHTGTMGGYLHSHKHIYETGSKQQQVTLYSHLDANNDWVIELYDQPEVIPETFEGLKDGTKIRLRHRLTDRRLHSHDHKPPVSESSDWQKEVSAYGADNFTGDANDDWVIEIDHEASAPGEAQEYVKALDTKFRLRHAMTGCRLFSHEVKLPKWGFEQQEVTCASSGVPSLTLWYVEHNSNPLLPEDAAKISYQTPTFLEKFIESHQRMWHINKNLKEHHVYQSDPATWPLLLRGISYWSQDHKQIYLLGNAVVWWSVTAFIGVFVLVIVAELLAWQLGKSILQDKHVLNFHIQTFQYLLGWGLHYAPSFLMGRQLFLHHYLPAYYFGILAFAHALEIIVSYVFKNKKTVGYGVVITFLAAATAFFYVYKPLIYGLPWTRDVCYKSQKLGSNWDYGCNGFFEKLEDYDNYVTEVSTQAVAPSKTAVADADADPTNDPLEGPPPEHVKYEANDIDQILNDDKPKRFVDENGVELSEEEFRAVLEQGGKIQSVEKQVIQDN; encoded by the coding sequence ATGGGTAAGACTAAGACCTCTACTAAAGTACAAGATTGTGTTCTCGATGTTGATAGCGTTGGTGACATTCAAGTTGAGAAAGGTCCATTGAGACCTTTCTTGGTCACTGAGCCAccaaagaatttgaaatctatCCGTACGATGACTTCTAGTAAAGAACGTTTGGTTGTTATTGCATTGGCTGTTATCGCATCCGTTGTGAGACTTTGGAACCTTTCGGATCCAAATTCCGTTGTTTTCGATGAAGTTCATTTCGGTAAATTCGCAGCTAAATACATTAAGGGTATCTTCTTTACCGACGTCCATCCTCCGTTAGCTAAGATGCTTTTTGCTGGTATTGGATCATTGGCTGGTTTCACCGGTGATTTTGAATTCAAGGATATTGGTCTTGCATTCCCAGCTTCCACTCCATACTTCGCTATGAGATTCTTCTCTGCGTTTCTAGGTTTGGCTACAGTGCTCTTGATGTACTTCACCTTGCGTGCTTCTGGTATCAGAATTTGGATTGCTTTCGTAGCTTCTTTGATGTTCGCATTGGAAAACTCTTTCGTTACCATTTCTAGATACATTCTATTGGACGCACcattgatcttcttcattgcTGCTGCGGCTTACTCTTACAAGAAGTACGAAATCCATCCAAGTGAATCCTTCAACTCTTACAAGGCTTTGTTGGCCACTGGTCTATCCCTAGGTTTGGCCGTGTCCTCCAAATGGGTTGGTTTATTCACTATTGCTTGGGTTGGTGCTTTATCCCTTTTCAAACTATGGTTTGACATCggtgatttgaagaaacctGTTCAATCTACTTTGAGACATACTGTGGTTAAGGCTACTTTGTTGTTAGCTGCTCCAGCGGCTTTGtacttgttctttttctacATTCATTTCCAAACTTTGATCTACAACAGTGACGGTGCCGGGTTTTTCTCCTCAGCATTCAGAAGCACTTTGATCGGTAATAATATCCCAAGCAATATTCCTTACGACGTCGGTGTGGGTTCTTCCGTTTCCATTCGTCATACGGGTACCATGGGTGGTTATCTACATTCTCATAAGCACATTTACGAAACAGGTTCAAAGCAGCAACAGGTTACCTTATATTCTCATTTGGATGCTAACAACGATTGGGTCATTGAATTGTATGATCAACCAGAAGTTATTCCAGAAACTTTTGAAGGCTTGAAGGACGGTACCAAGATTAGATTGAGACACCGTTTAACCGATAGAAGATTGCACTCCCATGATCATAAGCCTCCGGTTTCCGAGTCGTCCGATTGGCAAAAGGAAGTCTCAGCTTACGGTGCTGATAATTTTACTGGTGATGCTAACGATGACTGGGTTATTGAAATCGATCATGAAGCTTCTGCTCCTGGCGAAGCTCAAGAATACGTTAAGGCTTTGGACACTAAATTCAGATTGAGACATGCTATGACTGGTTGTAGATTATTCTCACATGAAGTCAAATTACCAAAATGGGGTTTCGAACAACAAGAAGTGACTTGTGCTTCTTCTGGTGTACCATCATTGACTTTGTGGTACGTTGAACATAACAGCAACCCACTTTTACCAGAAGATGCTGCAAAAATCTCATACCAAACTCCaactttcttggaaaaattcattgaatCTCATCAAAGAATGTGGCAcatcaacaaaaacttGAAGGAGCACCATGTCTACCAATCTGACCCAGCTACCTGGCCTTTGTTATTGCGTGGTATTTCTTATTGGTCACAAGATCACAAGCAAATTTATCTATTGGGTAATGCTGTTGTGTGGTGGTCAGTTACTGCGTTTATTGGTGTCTTCGTTTTGGTGATTGTTGCTGAACTATTGGCTTGGCAATTGGGCAAGTCAATCTTGCAAGATAAGCATGTCTTGAATTTCCACATCCAAACTTTCCAATATTTGCTAGGTTGGGGTCTTCATTATGCACCATCCTTCTTGATGGGTAGACAATTATTCCTACATCATTATTTGCCAGCTTACTACTTCGGTATTCTAGCGTTTGCCCATGCACTAGAGATTATTGTTTCGTATGTcttcaaaaacaagaaaacaGTTGGTTACGGAGTTGTTATCACATTCCTTGCTGCTGCTACTGCTTTCTTCTATGTGTACAAGCCATTGATCTATGGTTTGCCATGGACTAGAGATGTGTGCTATAAGAGTCAAAAACTTGGTAGCAACTGGGATTATGGTTGTAACggtttctttgaaaaattggaagaCTACGACAATTACGTTACAGAAGTGTCTACCCAAGCCGTAGCACCTTCTAAGACTGCTGTTGCTGATGCTGATGCTGATCCAACTAACGACCCTCTTGAGGGGCCACCACCAGAACATGTGAAATATGAAGCTAATGACATCGATCAAATCttaaatgatgataaacCTAAACGATTCGTAGACGAAAATGGTGTAGAATTATCTGAGGAAGAATTTAGAGCTGTTCTTGAACAAGGTGGGAAAATCCAATCCGTTGAAAAACAGGTCATCCAAGATAATTAG
- the RPN6 gene encoding proteasome regulatory particle lid subunit RPN6 (highly similar to uniprot|Q12377 Saccharomyces cerevisiae YDL097C RPN6 Essential non-ATPase regulatory subunit of the 26S proteasome lid required for the assembly and activity of the 26S proteasome the human homolog (S9 protein) partially rescues Rpn6p depletion): protein MSLEEARNLVGKEDYEKAEAQFLAVLNHQDAAQPQSISNKDAQEKEQCILELGQLYGTTHQLKKLAEFVPRSREYMMKVAKSKIAKVLKTLLNDFELIPDSLDTQIEICEDSIDFATKEKRIFLKHSLSIRLATLYYQKTHYNESLQLINDLLRQFKKLDDKSSLLEVHLLECKVYHKLRNLTKSKAALTSARTSANSIYCPTLTMAELDLMSGILHCEDKDYKTAFSYFYESFEAFHSQTGSNTFGKACQVLKYMLLSKIMLNLIDEVKTILNAKYTKETYQSRGIDAMKAVAEAYNNRSLLEFNTAMQNYKTELMGDELIRSHFNALYDTLLESNLSKIIEPFECVEVSHISKIIGLDAQQVEGKLSQMILDKVFFGVLDQGNGWLYIYETPQQDATYDSSLELINQLNGVVEQLFEKAAVLY, encoded by the coding sequence ATGTCGTTGGAAGAAGCTAGAAATCTTGTAGGGAAGGAAGATTATGAGAAGGCTGAAGCGCAGTTCTTAGCAGTATTGAACCATCAAGATGCCGCACAACCCCAATCAATTAGCAATAAAGATGCTcaagaaaaggaacaatGTATTCTTGAGCTAGGTCAATTGTATGGTACCACAcatcagttgaagaaactcGCCGAGTTTGTACCACGCTCTCGTGAATACATGATGAAAGTAGCGAAATCAAAGATTGCCAAAGTTTTAAAGACGTTACTTAACGATTTCGAATTGATACCCGATTCCTTGGATACCCAAATCGAGATATGCGAAGATTCGATCGACTTTGCCACAAAGGAGAAGAGAATCTTTTTAAAGCATTCTCTATCGATTAGGTTGGCAACTCTTTACTACCAAAAGACGCATTACAACGAATCCTTGCAATTGATCAATGATTTGTTGAGGCAGTTTAAGAAATTGGACGATAAATCGTCTTTGCTCGAAGTTCATCTATTGGAATGTAAAGTGTACCATAAATTAAGAAATTTGACTAAATCAAAGGCTGCTTTGACAAGTGCTAGAACATCCGCAAATTCGATTTATTGTCCAACATTGACAATGGCAGAATTGGATTTAATGAGTGGTATCTTACACTGTGAAGACAAAGATTATAAGACTGCTTTCTCATACTTTTATGAATCCTTTGAAGCCTTCCACAGCCAAACTGGCTCAAACACATTCGGAAAAGCTTGTCAAGTGCTAAAGTATatgcttctttcaaagatcaTGCTTaatttgattgatgaaGTGAAAACTATCTTGAACGCCAAATATACTAAGGAGACCTACCAAAGTCGCGGAATTGACGCCATGAAGGCAGTCGCTGAGGCTTATAATAATAGATCCCTACTGGAGTTCAATACAGCAATGCAAAATTATAAGACAGAATTGATGGGCGATGAACTCATTAGATCACATTTCAATGCATTATACGACACCCTTTTGGAATCAAATCTTAGTAAGATCATCGAACCATTCGAATGTGTTGAAGTATCGCATATCTCAAAGATTATCGGGCTTGATGCTCAACAAGTAGAGGGCAAACTTTCACAAATGATTTTAGACaaagttttctttggtgTGCTTGACCAAGGAAACGGATGGCTTTATATTTATGAGACACCACAACAGGATGCCACTTATGATTCTTCGTTAGAATTGATCAATCAACTCAATGGAGTTGTAGAAcaactctttgaaaaagCCGCTGTATTATACTAA
- the TPP1 gene encoding polynucleotide 3'-phosphatase (similar to uniprot|Q03796 Saccharomyces cerevisiae YMR156C TPP1 DNA 3'-phosphatase that functions in the repair of endogenous DNA damage; functionally redundant with Apn1p and Apn2p): MSQSTHKLTILPHIIKWVPKDPAPVRKVISFDLDHTVIKPVKGRFSRTSDDWIFMKYGKTEVLAKLSAQMKETPDFHIVFFSNQGGVVSEPRTSKSCVKHVDKICKVLKYISENDSQLCDRIWIYCATKKPASLFGGSKAASTAHANKVVKNIISGQKKRINGTMVTPEMFDNVRKPNRGLFDEFLKDSDEQSDSIELLFYCGDAAGRPNDFSDSDKEFAKILGVPFKVPEEYFI; encoded by the coding sequence ATGTCACAGTCTACTCATAAGCTTACCATTCTCCCTCATATCATAAAATGGGTTCCCAAAGATCCCGCCCCTGTAAGGAAGGTCATCTCATTTGACCTTGATCACACCGTGATCAAACCAGTTAAAGGCCGATTCAGTAGGACATCAGATGATTGGATATTCATGAAATATGGAAAAACCGAGGTACTTGCTAAACTTTCGGCACAAATGAAGGAAACACCAGATTTTCAcatcgtcttcttctccaaCCAAGGCGGTGTTGTTAGTGAACCTAGAACCTCTAAAAGCTGCGTAAAACACGTTGATAAAATTTGCAAAGTATTGAAATACATATCGGAAAACGATTCTCAACTGTGTGATCGTATTTGGATTTACTGTGCTACTAAAAAACCAGCTTCCCTTTTTGGTGGCAGCAAAGCCGCCAGCACTGCTCACGCAAATAAAGTTGTTAAGAACATTATTTCTGgccagaagaaaagaataaacgGGACAATGGTAACACCTGAAATGTTTGATAATGTGAGAAAACCCAATCGTGGTttgtttgatgaatttCTTAAAGATTCTGACGAACAATCGGACTCAATTGAACTTTTATTTTACTGCGGGGATGCTGCAGGAAGACCAAATGATTTTAGTGACAGTGACAAAGAGTTTGCTAAAATATTGGGCGTACCTTTCAAGGTACCGGAGGAATActttatttga
- the SNU23 gene encoding U4/U6-U5 snRNP complex subunit SNU23 (similar to uniprot|Q12368 Saccharomyces cerevisiae YDL098C SNU23 23 kD U4/U6.U5 snRNP associated protein Putative RNA binding zinc finger protein) yields the protein MSFGRRTWNREEYAAKAATSPGGQSHLSSLDQEQLKALKDRYTDYNALLEYNLRDINKKTLSANLSQQKKGKQFGFYCDICDLTFKDTLQFINHLNHKSHVVRFENIFNEPLIKDTRDNDLVPLNEVRSQFHKSVSAFIGDTELRSNKRKAAKRVKCEKSDAEIKYQPQSEIGRLMGFTEFGSSKK from the coding sequence ATGTCATTTGGACGAAGAACATGGAATAGAGAAGAGTATGCTGCCAAGGCAGCAACTTCTCCAGGAGGGCAATCTCATCTTTCATCATTAGACCAGGAACAACTGAAAGCTTTAAAAGATAGATACACAGACTACAATGCTTTACTCGAGTATAATCTACGCGACATCAATAAAAAGACGTTATCAGCCAATCTAAGTCAGCAGAAAAAAGGTAAACAGTTCGGGTTTTACTGTGACATATGTGACTTAACCTTCAAAGACACACTACAATTCATTAACCATTTGAATCACAAATCACATGTTGTACGGTTTGAGAACATATTCAACGAGCCATTGATAAAAGATACGAGGGATAATGATCTAGTACCACTTAATGAGGTACGATCCCAGTTTCATAAATCTGTATCAGCATTTATCGGGGACACTGAATTGAGATCCAATAAACGCAAAGCGGCAAAGAGAGTCAAATGTGAGAAATCTGATGCAGAAATCAAATATCAACCACAGTCTGAAATCGGCAGGTTAATGGGTTTCACAGAATTCGGAAGTTCCAAGAAATAA
- the AIM36 gene encoding Aim36p (similar to uniprot|Q03798 Saccharomyces cerevisiae YMR157C FMP39 The authentic non-tagged protein was localized to the mitochondria) — protein sequence MFVRAAPRLLKSPVMRRMLSGKMDKAEEPPSFKTILLVGLVGTAIFVKAVDSLEQNKPKNTYTFSEFDTVMSGLRRRVSIFEQDDLNLRCVQTGVATKKLKFPEDAKVIKPSEAIEFFRNKSDDKYYVLLNDLYEKEGKSYMEKLPTGLSVVLIGKYMKEKCQKGDTVYLLDFPDNIKDAIKFENEVSVIDKVIVPNSEGDGQVSKYFKTVDKVETI from the coding sequence ATGTTCGTACGCGCTGCACCAAGATTATTGAAGTCTCCGGTCATGCGCCGGATGCTGTCTGGAAAAATGGATAAAGCTGAAGAACCACCAAGTTTTAAAACCATTTTACTTGTTGGTTTAGTTGGGACTGCTATTTTTGTTAAGGCAGTCGACTCTTTGGAACAGAACAAGCCTAAAAACACGTACACATTCTCTGAATTTGACACTGTGATGAGTGGtctaagaagaagagtttCGATCTTTGAGCAAGATGATTTAAATTTAAGATGTGTGCAAACCGGAGTTGCAACCAAGAAACTGAAATTCCCCGAAGATGCGAAGGTTATCAAACCTTCAGAAGCTATTGAATTCTTCAGAAATAAGTCTGACGATAAATATTATGTGCTTTTAAATGATTTATATGAAAAGGAGGGGAAATCGTACATGGAAAAACTACCAACAGGTCTCTCTGTCGTCTTGATAGGTAAATATATGAAGGAGAAATGTCAAAAGGGTGACACTGTTTATCTACTTGACTTCCCAGACAATATAAAAGATGCGATCAAGTTCGAAAATGAGGTTTCCGTTATCGACAAAGTTATTGTACCAAATTCAGAAGGAGACGGCCAGGTTTCCAAATACTTTAAAACCGTGGATAAAGTTGAGACCATCTAA
- the MRPS8 gene encoding mitochondrial 37S ribosomal protein uS8m (highly similar to uniprot|Q03799 Saccharomyces cerevisiae YMR158W MRPS8 Mitochondrial ribosomal protein of the small subunit) encodes MSLVNLGNVCAHLQNCSRARIGLTSIPYTKLHLNFAYNLYKHGFLSSLQRGSTKGPDVTPVDVTPDNIATRKLWLGLKYRENKPVISSCRLISKPNLRISLDAHDLKKLCSGTSVRLIKPLAPGELILVKSGNEIMDIDDAIAKKVGGEVLCRIR; translated from the coding sequence ATGTCATTAGTGAATTTGGGTAATGTTTGCGCGCACTTGCAAAACTGTTCCCGCGCAAGAATTGGTTTGACTTCAATCCCATATACAAAGTTACACTTGAACTTCGCTTATAACTTATACAAGCATGGCTTCTTATCCAGTTTACAACGAGGATCTACTAAGGGCCCAGATGTCACACCGGTAGACGTAACGCCAGATAATATCGCTACTAGAAAACTGTGGTTGGGTTTAAAATACAGGGAAAACAAGCCAGTTATTTCTAGTTGTAGATTGATATCAAAACCAAACTTGAGAATCAGTCTAGATGCAcatgatttgaagaaactatGTTCAGGTACCTCCGTCAGATTGATCAAACCTTTGGCTCCTGGTGAATTAATTTTAGTGAAATCTGGGAATGAAATTATGGATATCGATGATGCTATCGCCAAGAAAGTCGGTGGTGAAGTGCTATGCAGAATTAGGTGA
- the BUG1 gene encoding Bug1p (weakly similar to uniprot|Q12191 Saccharomyces cerevisiae YDL099W Protein of unknown function green fluorescent protein (GFP)-fusion protein localizes to the cytoplasm in a punctate pattern), with translation MSELSPEEERARKLEEAKIRVEELKKKNKNKKNKKKKDKEDLEAAEVKTETETELEPTDTNVSESPVHSDEQPIVEETKAEEKAEINADAKGNDNNEEKFEKESVEKSEKESAENKKDSEEEVLEKEATDIPNPTEEVSKEAFAVQQKEEEPIEAKSTDEVEELFGGNDDKEKDFLSTIQEQKSQDEVINLKEEVSKLKDQVKQLKFVNIDQESSIEELEEQINIMKSQLNDKTVQLLSAQQELSTSRQEVEQLRATQSPQLTPVEFSSFDRHSPSKFEPSRQIQHPTTDPVMLAKWKNWNVDMTNWRSVGVGPVVEF, from the coding sequence ATGTCTGAACTATCCCCCGAGGAAGAAAGAGCCAGAAAGCTCGAAGAAGCCAAGATAAGGGTTGAAGagttaaagaagaagaataaaaacaagaagaataagaagaagaaggacaAGGAAGATCTTGAAGCAGCTGAAGTCAaaactgaaactgaaactgaATTGGAACCGACTGATACTAATGTATCAGAGAGTCCGGTTCATTCAGATGAACAACCAATCGTGGAAGAGACAAaagctgaagaaaaggCTGAGATAAATGCTGATGCAAAGGGCAATGACAACAACGAAGAGAAGTTTGAAAAGGAGTCTGTGGAGAAGTCTGAAAAAGAGTCTGCGGAGAACAAGAAAGACTCCGAGGAGGAAGTCCTCGAGAAGGAAGCAACTGATATACCCAACCCAACCGAGGAAGTGTCTAAAGAAGCTTTTGCAGTTCAACaaaaagaggaagaacCAATAGAGGCAAAAAGTACagatgaagttgaagaattgtTTGGCGGgaatgatgataaagagaaagatttcCTTTCGACGATACAAGAACAGAAAAGCCAAGATGAAGTAATAAACCTCAAGGAAGAAGTTTCAAAGCTAAAAGATCAAGTAAAGCAATTGAAGTTTGTCAACATAGATCAAGAAAGCTCCATAGAAGAGCTTGAAGAACAGATAAACATCATGAAATCTCAACTCAATGATAAAACTGTACAATTGCTGTCCGCTCAGCAGGAGCTATCTACGTCTAGACAAGAAGTAGAGCAGCTTAGAGCAACACAATCACCACAACTAACCCCTGTGGAATTCTCTTCCTTTGATAGACATTCTCCATCCAAATTCGAGCCATCGAGACAGATTCAGCATCCAACGACAGACCCTGTTATGTTAGCTAAGTGGAAGAACTGGAATGTCGATATGACAAATTGGAGATCAGTTGGTGTTGGCCCAGTTGTGGAATTTTAA